The DNA window CAAAAACCATGCCCGCGTTTTGTCCCAGCTTGGCGCCTTAGTTGCAGTATGCGACGCGGACCAAATTAGGGCAAGGGAAACCGGTCAGAAATACAACGTAAACTACTATACCTCGCTAGACACAATGCTGGAATCAGAGCAGATTAACGCGGTTTTTGTCTGCACTCCAACAGTTACGCATTTCGATATTGCATCAAAAATAATTCAAAAGAAAAAATCAGTCTTCGTGGAAAAGCCAATGACATACAAGTCCGAAGAGGGCCTCAAGCTTGCAGAGCTTGCCAAAAAAAATGGCGTCACACTTACCTGTGGATACATTGAGCGATTCAACCCAGCAGTACAGACAGTAAAGGAATTTGTAAAATCAAGAAAGTACGGTGATTTGATAATGCTAGAGTTTCACAGGGAAAATAGAATGCCACTTCACATCAAGGATGTTGGTATCATATACGATACGTCAGTACATGACATTGACACTGCAATGTATCTCTTTGACGATGTGCCACAGGTGGTATTTGCAAGGTCCGGCAAGATACGACATGAACATGAAGATTTTGCAACAATCATGCTTGGCTTCAAAGACAACAAAATAGCTGTAATATCATCAAACTGGATAACACCGTCGCGCGTCAGGCACTTTAATGCAGTGTGTACCGAGGGAATAATCTCTGGGGATTTTATCACACAAGAAGTCAAAATAGAAAAAGACCAAGGCTCTGAAACCCCAAGAAATGAAAAACAAGAACCGCTGACCCTTGAAATAAAGAGCTTCTTGGATGCACTAGAGTCAAAGAATGCCCCGCGAGTCAGAGCAGAAGAGGCGGTAAATGTGACCAAAATAGCAGAGGCAGCATTATTATCCAGCCAGAAAGGAGTTCCAGTGTATATCGATTTAAAATGAACAAAAAAATGATGGAAATGCTAGTGTGTCCAATTGACAAACAATTTCCACTGGAATTACACGAGACAAAATCAAAACAAGAAGTCATAATAGAAGGTGCACTGTTTTGCTCAAAATGCGCGAGATTCTATCCAATAATAGAAGAAATACCAATAATGCTGCCTGATGAGCTCCGAAACAAAAAGCAGGACATAGACTTTTTGGAAAAAAACAAGCAAAATCTGCCTCAAAAAATAATTAAAGACGCAAATCCATGGCACCTATAGTTTGGTAACTAATTTCGTTTCTGATAAGGCAAAGGTAGGCAAAAACGTCAAGATTTGGCATTTTGCATATGTTGGAGACAACACCATACTAGGTGATAATGTCAAGATTGGCTCACTTGCCCATGTCGACTATAATGTTGAGATTGGCGATAACACCATGATCGAAGGCCAAGTCTACATTCCGCCGCTATCAAGAATAGGCAAGAACGTATTCATTGGTCCGGCGGCTGCACTAACTAACGACCCATATCCTCCAAGCCAGAAAATGGTAGGAGTCACAATAAAGGATGGCGCAGTGATTGGCTCTCGCGCAGTCATAAAGGCAGGAGTCACAATTGGAAAAAACAGTGTAGTTGCAATGGGTGCAGTAGTGACAAAAGACGTGCCGGACAATACAGTAGTGGCCGGTGTGCCAGCCAAGATAAAGTACAGTAGATCAGAATACGACAAAAAGCAGGCCCAATGGAAGGCCTAGGTATTGATCTGTTTTTGAAATATTTTGTTTTTCAGCTTTGATAGCAAAATTACCCAGAACGCAACCAAGAGTAGAGCAATTGCCGCTTTGATCAGAGACGCGACAAAAAAGTCCATTTGTTCTCCATAGCCAGAAATTGAAATTTTTGAAACTAGGGTAACAAGAATGCCTCCGCCTGCAAGTATCAGAATCCACATAATGCCAATGAAAGTAAAAATCAAGAGCTGGGCCAAACTACAACTCCTGATGCAAATGCAGTAATTATTGCCAAGATTCCCGAAAATATCGCTAGCCTAAATACTACAAAGCCGATTTCCTTTTCTGTTAAGGGTTTTGCCGCCACAATCAGCCTTACTAGTGTGACTGGCGCATCCAGTTCCTTTGTAGCAGTTATTTTGTAGTCCTCTGTGTGTGTAGTAGGTCCTTTAATCTGTCTGTGCTCTACAATTTTCTTTACGCTTGATAAAAATAGGAAAGAATTGATTATGGCAGGCAAAAGTGCAATTGCCGCAATAACCTCGACTCTGCCCACAATCGCTATTACACCATATGCAGCACCGAGCGTTAGAGCCCCCGAGTCTCCTGGAAATATTTTGGCTGGAAATCTATGATACCTAAAGAATGCAAGCGATGTAAATGCAATGGGGAGTGTCATTATTGCGACGGAATAATTTTGCATGATAAATAGTACAACTGCAAGTGAAAAAGACGCAATCATCATAAATCCGCTTGCGATACCATTCATCACATCAATAGAGTTTATTGTGTTTCCAGTAATTGGGATCATGAATATTATCAGGCCCAGGTATAACGCTGGGATTTTTACCTCCCCAAAGAGCGGAAATGCCAGATTTGGCTCATATGCACCAAGTGCGATAATTGGAATGGCTGCACCCACAAGTGCGAGGGGTTTGAACCATCCACCCATGACTCGCCTATCGTCAATAAATCCAATTACAAATGCCGCGGACGTCGTGATTAAAAGAGCAGTAATTCCTCTGGTGATGATTTTTTCCTGTGGCAATAGAAAATAGAGTGATATTTCGGCTGTAATTATTCCTGCAAGTATTGCAGGCCCGCCCGGCCTCGGCACCATTGCGCCTCCAACCCTGTTTACATCCTTGACTGCCCAGCTTTTTCTATTCAGGGCTTTGATGAGCGGTGGAACCATACCAAAAACAACAAAAAATGCAATTGCCGATGCAACCACTGCTGCAATGATAAACTCTTGCAATTATCTCACTTTTTTGAGTTGAGATTTAATATTATCTGCAATGGTTGGGCCGATTTTATCAATCTCGGCCAGCTTACTGACTGGAATCTTTTGCAAATCTTCTATGGATTTTATGCCATGGACGTACAATTTTCGTGCGCGGACACGTCCAATACCACGAATTTGAACCAAATCTACTAGTTCTTCTTTGATTCCATAAGAGATTCTTTTGCGCAATACCGATATCTCCTCAAGGAGATCAGCTCGATCTATCAGCTTGGCAAGCTCATACAAGCAATAAACGAGCCAGTCGGTAGTTTCGGCCATCCTATGCATGTCGCCAGACTCTATTCCTAGATTATCTGATAGATGAATCTCGGATGATTCCGAAATCCAGGAGTATAGAGCCAAAAGACTTCGGTTGCAGTCATATTCTGAAATCTGCTCAATTAACTCAGACGAATTATTCTCAATCAGAGTTCCAAGTGTTTCAAAGTCTTTGTTGCGAAGAGAAAACTTGGGAAAGAACTCTTCGCTACTAGTAACTAGATGTAAAAATCCAAGTGTATGTTTTTTTTCTTCAGATACTGACTCTAGCCCTCGCCTAAAGTGAATCGCGGTAATTGGATCAATATACAGCATTGATACTTTTTTGCCAAATTCAGTTGCTGCAAATCTTTCTACCTTTTGCACAATCAGGTTTTCGCGAATAAGGAATTTTTTTGCTATCTCTATTGAAAACTTTAGTGTGTTTGCTCTTGTCTGCAGTCCCGCTAATGTTTTTTGGAAAAACTCGAATAGTTCTTCTCCTTTGATTCCAGGATTAGAAACGATATGACTCAATATGTGAATTCTTAACGCCTTGTCTTCTGCAAGCTGAGATTCTATTGGTTCTGGAGTTCCATTGATGTAGTATTGTGCCAGATCGGATGCATTTGCGTTTCCAACAATTATTGCTTCACCGAACTTGTCGTATTGTGGTCTGCCTGCACGTCCGCATAATTGCTTGTATTCAAGAACGCTTATTGGCTTGTTTGCGCCTGCTTTTACATCATATCTTACAACGCTAGATATTACAACACGTCTTGCAGGCAAATTTACGCCTGCTGCAAGCGTCGGAGTTGACGCTAAAAGCTTGATGTTTCCTG is part of the Nitrososphaerota archaeon genome and encodes:
- a CDS encoding UDP-N-acetylglucosamine-1-phosphate transferase, giving the protein MQEFIIAAVVASAIAFFVVFGMVPPLIKALNRKSWAVKDVNRVGGAMVPRPGGPAILAGIITAEISLYFLLPQEKIITRGITALLITTSAAFVIGFIDDRRVMGGWFKPLALVGAAIPIIALGAYEPNLAFPLFGEVKIPALYLGLIIFMIPITGNTINSIDVMNGIASGFMMIASFSLAVVLFIMQNYSVAIMTLPIAFTSLAFFRYHRFPAKIFPGDSGALTLGAAYGVIAIVGRVEVIAAIALLPAIINSFLFLSSVKKIVEHRQIKGPTTHTEDYKITATKELDAPVTLVRLIVAAKPLTEKEIGFVVFRLAIFSGILAIITAFASGVVVWPSS
- a CDS encoding Trm112 family protein, which gives rise to MNKKMMEMLVCPIDKQFPLELHETKSKQEVIIEGALFCSKCARFYPIIEEIPIMLPDELRNKKQDIDFLEKNKQNLPQKIIKDANPWHL
- a CDS encoding N-acetyltransferase codes for the protein MVTNFVSDKAKVGKNVKIWHFAYVGDNTILGDNVKIGSLAHVDYNVEIGDNTMIEGQVYIPPLSRIGKNVFIGPAAALTNDPYPPSQKMVGVTIKDGAVIGSRAVIKAGVTIGKNSVVAMGAVVTKDVPDNTVVAGVPAKIKYSRSEYDKKQAQWKA
- a CDS encoding Gfo/Idh/MocA family oxidoreductase — translated: MKVAQIGVGGWGKNHARVLSQLGALVAVCDADQIRARETGQKYNVNYYTSLDTMLESEQINAVFVCTPTVTHFDIASKIIQKKKSVFVEKPMTYKSEEGLKLAELAKKNGVTLTCGYIERFNPAVQTVKEFVKSRKYGDLIMLEFHRENRMPLHIKDVGIIYDTSVHDIDTAMYLFDDVPQVVFARSGKIRHEHEDFATIMLGFKDNKIAVISSNWITPSRVRHFNAVCTEGIISGDFITQEVKIEKDQGSETPRNEKQEPLTLEIKSFLDALESKNAPRVRAEEAVNVTKIAEAALLSSQKGVPVYIDLK
- a CDS encoding DEAD/DEAH box helicase, whose protein sequence is MKIEDLGLASSAQALFVEQKITKLYPPQADAVKAGLLEGKNILVAAPTASGKTLIAMLAMMQFLSTNEGKVVYLTPLRALASEKFTEFKKMEKIDLGRKITAAISTGDFDSVDKESEKADIIVLTNEKMDSIIRHGTDWVDKIGLVIADEVHLIGDKDRGPTLEIVLTKLKELHTKPQLVGLSATITNSDEIAEWLGCKLVSSDWRPVPLTEGVFDGGTVQWNNGDLDEIETSIRGPPIDLCLDTIKKGGQSLVFAETRTRSASLATKGSDAVLKFLSEDEKKYLEQVSQKILNNNEHTDLIKTLSALLKKGVGFHHAGLNQNCREIVETEFRAGNIKLLASTPTLAAGVNLPARRVVISSVVRYDVKAGANKPISVLEYKQLCGRAGRPQYDKFGEAIIVGNANASDLAQYYINGTPEPIESQLAEDKALRIHILSHIVSNPGIKGEELFEFFQKTLAGLQTRANTLKFSIEIAKKFLIRENLIVQKVERFAATEFGKKVSMLYIDPITAIHFRRGLESVSEEKKHTLGFLHLVTSSEEFFPKFSLRNKDFETLGTLIENNSSELIEQISEYDCNRSLLALYSWISESSEIHLSDNLGIESGDMHRMAETTDWLVYCLYELAKLIDRADLLEEISVLRKRISYGIKEELVDLVQIRGIGRVRARKLYVHGIKSIEDLQKIPVSKLAEIDKIGPTIADNIKSQLKKVR